A window of Aliarcobacter trophiarum LMG 25534 contains these coding sequences:
- the trpD gene encoding anthranilate phosphoribosyltransferase — MFLETKVKFDEIFEDKLSHNEIRDYFLALYERGETASELAGAASSMRDFVIPLPISESLREKAIDIVGTGGDKSYSFNISSTVSILLASVGCFVAKHGNRSVTSKSGSADMLEALGINLNLSLEDTAKMLEETGFGFMFAANHHPAMKYITPVRKTIDHRTIMNIIGPLCSPAGVEKIVLGVYTKDFINKIATALDMLGCKRAMVLSSDDGMDEVSISSITYATFLENGKLKDLIINPIDYGFKIASKDDIVGAGPDINAQITRDILNGKQKGAKLDIVLLNAAVALLVDGKARDIKDGIEIARDAINGGNAKRKLEEIIKFSQRLSC, encoded by the coding sequence ATGTTTTTAGAGACAAAAGTGAAATTTGATGAGATTTTTGAAGATAAATTATCTCATAATGAAATAAGAGATTATTTTTTAGCTCTTTATGAAAGAGGAGAGACTGCTAGTGAATTAGCAGGTGCTGCTAGTTCTATGAGAGATTTTGTAATACCACTTCCAATAAGTGAGAGTTTAAGAGAAAAAGCTATTGATATTGTAGGAACTGGTGGAGATAAAAGTTATAGTTTTAATATTTCAAGTACGGTTTCTATACTTTTAGCAAGTGTTGGCTGCTTTGTTGCAAAGCATGGAAATAGAAGTGTTACAAGTAAAAGTGGAAGTGCTGATATGTTAGAAGCACTTGGAATAAATCTAAATTTAAGTTTGGAAGATACTGCTAAAATGCTGGAAGAGACTGGTTTTGGATTTATGTTTGCTGCAAATCATCATCCTGCAATGAAATATATAACACCTGTACGAAAAACAATAGACCATAGAACTATTATGAATATAATTGGACCACTATGTAGTCCTGCTGGAGTTGAAAAGATAGTTTTAGGAGTTTATACTAAAGATTTTATAAATAAGATTGCGACAGCTCTTGATATGTTAGGTTGTAAAAGGGCTATGGTTTTATCAAGTGATGATGGGATGGATGAAGTTTCAATCTCAAGTATAACATATGCTACATTTTTGGAGAATGGAAAGCTTAAAGATTTGATTATAAATCCTATTGATTATGGTTTTAAAATTGCCTCAAAAGATGATATAGTAGGTGCTGGACCAGATATAAATGCACAAATAACAAGAGATATATTAAATGGAAAACAAAAAGGTGCAAAACTAGATATTGTTCTTTTAAATGCAGCAGTAGCTCTTCTTGTAGATGGAAAAGCAAGAGATATTAAAGATGGTATAGAAATAGCAAGAGATGCAATAAATGGTGGAAATGCAAAGAGAAAGCTAGAAGAGATTATTAAGTTTTCACAAAGGCTTAGTTGCTAA
- a CDS encoding S4 domain-containing protein, with the protein MRIDKFLNAVNITKRRAVAEDMLEHKVVFLNDIAVKKAKEVKVGDIIEIKYLENSEKFKIIQIPTTKSTPKSKIDEYVQRVN; encoded by the coding sequence ATGAGAATAGATAAATTTTTAAATGCCGTAAATATAACAAAAAGAAGAGCCGTTGCTGAAGATATGCTGGAACACAAAGTTGTTTTTCTAAATGATATTGCAGTAAAAAAAGCAAAAGAGGTAAAAGTTGGGGATATTATTGAAATAAAATATCTTGAAAATAGTGAGAAGTTTAAAATTATTCAAATTCCAACAACGAAATCAACACCAAAATCAAAAATAGATGAGTATGTACAAAGGGTAAATTAG
- a CDS encoding SDR family NAD(P)-dependent oxidoreductase: MRNILITGCSSGIGLETALFLKENNVKVYASAREQKDVIMLEKLGLIAFKIDVRNKDEIKFALNEILKQDNKLDSVFNNAGFAVPGAIEDIDTEVLKELFDTNFFGLHEVTIQAMKIFREQGYGKIIQHSSVLGIISLRFRGAYNASKYAIEGLCDTLRLETSNSNIFISTINTGPVTSKFRENSLINFKKHIDIKNSFWRSSYEKELQARLESSDNKGVFTLPPSSVANVVLKILNVDNPKPRYYVTKATYILGFAKRVLSQKWLDKLLERV, from the coding sequence TTGCGAAATATATTGATAACTGGATGTTCTAGTGGAATTGGACTTGAAACAGCACTTTTTTTGAAAGAGAATAATGTAAAAGTATATGCAAGTGCAAGAGAGCAAAAAGATGTAATAATGCTAGAAAAATTAGGATTAATAGCTTTTAAAATAGATGTTAGAAATAAAGATGAGATAAAATTTGCTTTAAATGAGATATTAAAGCAAGATAATAAACTAGATTCTGTTTTTAATAATGCTGGTTTTGCAGTTCCTGGAGCCATTGAAGATATAGATACGGAGGTTTTAAAAGAGTTATTTGATACAAACTTTTTTGGACTTCATGAAGTAACAATTCAAGCTATGAAGATTTTTAGAGAACAAGGGTATGGAAAGATTATTCAACATAGTTCTGTTTTGGGAATTATATCTTTGAGATTTAGGGGAGCATATAATGCAAGTAAATATGCTATTGAAGGACTTTGTGATACTTTAAGACTTGAAACTTCAAATAGTAATATTTTCATAAGCACGATAAATACAGGTCCAGTTACTTCAAAGTTTAGAGAAAATTCACTAATAAATTTTAAAAAACATATAGATATAAAAAATAGTTTTTGGAGAAGTTCTTATGAAAAAGAGTTACAAGCAAGGCTAGAAAGCAGTGATAATAAAGGGGTTTTTACTCTTCCTCCAAGTAGTGTTGCAAATGTTGTCTTAAAAATTTTAAATGTAGATAATCCAAAACCTAGATATTATGTAACAAAAGCCACATATATTTTGGGTTTTGCAAAAAGAGTTTTAAGCCAAAAATGGCTTGATAAGTTGCTAGAAAGAGTATAA
- a CDS encoding TIGR02757 family protein: MTKKDKELKELLDIEVNSRNCVLELSYEKPDPLMVAKRQNDEFAILLCALFAYGNAKLIVKFLDSLNFLLLNESEIKIEEELKNHYYRFQNSADVIAVFKTFRRLKQENSLEELFFEGYKNENSVLEGIDFVIQKIKQKANYSSQGFDFLVGNPLKRDKNGRIKDSNAPYKRWNMFLRWMVRKDSLDLGLWQKIDKKDLILPLDTHTFKVSQKLGLLKNRTYNLKSALEISEKLKEFDIKDPIKYDFAIYRLGQEKLI; the protein is encoded by the coding sequence ATGACAAAAAAAGATAAAGAGTTAAAAGAACTTTTAGATATTGAAGTAAATAGTAGAAATTGTGTTTTAGAGTTAAGTTATGAAAAACCTGACCCTTTGATGGTTGCAAAAAGACAAAATGATGAGTTTGCAATACTTTTATGTGCTTTGTTTGCTTATGGAAATGCAAAATTAATAGTGAAATTTTTGGATAGTTTGAATTTCTTACTTTTAAATGAGAGTGAAATAAAAATCGAAGAGGAGCTTAAAAATCACTATTATAGATTTCAAAATAGTGCTGATGTTATAGCAGTTTTTAAAACTTTTAGAAGATTAAAACAAGAAAATAGTTTGGAAGAGTTATTTTTTGAAGGTTATAAAAATGAAAATAGTGTTTTAGAAGGCATTGATTTTGTGATACAAAAGATAAAACAAAAAGCAAACTACTCTTCTCAAGGATTTGATTTTTTGGTTGGAAATCCACTAAAAAGAGATAAAAATGGAAGAATAAAAGATTCAAATGCACCATATAAAAGATGGAATATGTTTTTAAGATGGATGGTTAGAAAAGATAGTTTGGATTTAGGACTTTGGCAAAAAATAGATAAAAAAGATTTGATTTTACCGCTTGATACTCATACATTTAAAGTTTCACAAAAATTGGGACTTCTTAAAAATAGAACTTACAATCTAAAATCTGCATTAGAGATATCAGAAAAATTAAAAGAGTTTGATATAAAA